AGGAAATCTTTCCCTAAAATGGGACTTTACTCTGTACTAATCCTCTTGTTTTATgagaataatattaaatgttaaaaacttaAAGTGAATTTGGTCTTGTAATCACTCAGAAATCTGTAAGAAAGGGATGCTAAAGATTAAGAGTGGAAATTAGGaattaatgttatttaaaataatgttttgcttCTTTTGAAGTCTAGTGTGTGACATCTTTGGAAACTATATCCATTGTTTATGGCTATTATGGCAGCATTTGGCAAGTTGTTgttaaaatgcaatttaaaatagtttttttttcaaaacttgcaataattttgtatttaaagttAGCATAACAGTGAAAGTCTACAAGTGTTTCTGAGTTGATAAGCCTTACTTAAATTCaaattgttttaaacatatatatatatatatatatatatgttcacatacatatacatatgtagtatAGTAATTATATTTTCAGTATCATTTAGTTTCATTATTAAAGTTACATAATAAAATCAAGTGGAAATATAATTGTCCacaaaattttgttaaaattcaAATGCAATGGTTTATATATAAATTGCAAAGTGCAATAAATGTTGGCTGCCTGGATGGCTTTTGGACACTTTTTGATATACTTTTAGtaaaaatcatttaagaaatttaaagaatttatttaaaactgatattttttgctttcaatttaaCAGTATTTTTACATATTCAATCCTGCTACTGGTCACTTGAAATTAATTCCTGGCACTTTCTTGTCCTAGTGCATTATAGTGCCCCAGCAAATAGTGGGTCTAAGACattctaataaatttatttttatttcctatgcAAATTGCTTCATACCATCAGCCCCAATTTTGCCATCTCCATCATTATCAGCTGCCTCCAAGAGGGACTTGGTTTCTGAACTGGTCAGGACTCTAGCTCCACTTTCAAATTTCTGGAGGAAAAACCTAGAGGGacaataaaaatgacatgttTCTGGTAGACCATTTTCCTCAATTCATTACTCTTTTCTGGTTTTATTAATAAATCTGCTCCCAGTGTAATAACTAAGTCTTTTGAAGACAaggattttattgttttatgagtaagagctttaaaaataagtAGGAATTCTCAAGACttctattaaaaagaattttggaattgtgGAAAGGGTCCTAGAAGCTTGATGTAATTTTCTGACCCTTGCAGGAATATTCTGTACATTATCCCTGATAGATTGCTATCAATTGCTGTTGTAATATTcgctagcaaaaaaaaaaattagtgtaaaTAATGAAGAATTTTCTGTGACGATTCCCAggtaacatttatttagtgctttctGTGATATAGAGTAGATGCTTCATGCATATAAACTGTCTACTTTTATGAAAATACAGCTAAATGATTGTCCAAATTAGAaatagacacaaagacagagCAATGTTCTACTTCCCAATTTACAATTTGATgataacaaaattctaaaatgtaaatttttacaacattaggGACAAAGAAAAACTCTTACTTGAGCTCTTCTTCATCCAGATATCCACTCTGATCATTGTCTATGAAGCGAAAAAATGTCCTTGACTTGACTAGCAGACATCTTCGACAGGCCAGAAGTCTCAAAGAATTTTTTATGGTTGAAAGAATCTGGGTCTGAAGAACAGAAGCAAAATTACCCCACTCCAATCTATTAGTGTTTCATTAGTACTCTAAGCTAATTCATTTAGTAATTTTGGCTTTTTAGAGACAATCCCATTCTCAAGTCCTCTTTCTATTAGAATCAGGAGTAGAAAATATCTGGCCCATGAAAGGTTCCCCACCCCTGTATTAGATTATCAATCTAAACATTAGcaaatttttgctttaattttttagaTATTCAAGAATAACTAAAACTTTTATTGAATTCATTGGTGGTAATGGAGGGAAAGGGTTGGAGGCAGAAATGACTaagatttgctattttcttctgtaggataaaaaactttatattgatataacttattatttttcttttaccttggCACTCCTCCAGGGCAGCAGCTATATCAGCAGCACTAAGAACGTCAGTGATGCTCATTTTTAACCTGATTTCATAGAACAAATGAGATGTGAtgaattaaaataagtaaatatccataatattaataaatattaaatatatttgtgaaGCTCCAATGAAACCAATTATTTACCtagaatttaaaagttttggGACAAAATGTATAAATAGGGTTCTGGTGGATTTTGTTAAGACACTATTCTTATATACCTAATCCAATCAGGAGTGCTCTTCTTAATACTTTCTTGAAAtttatatcaaaagaaaaataaaatgtattggatTTTAGAATCATATTCCTGCTCaaaagtaaaatgggaagaattcatattatttttcagctTTTGAAAATAGTTGTGATATAAGTATCCACAAATAAgctacatttaaaaatacaaacacatCTAAATGCTTCCTATTTTTATAGAAGAGATGGTGCTTTTTCAGATGTTCTATAAGAAAGCAAAAGCAATTTGAGCTACCCCTAGGAATATTGTggcaaaacataaaaagaaagccagaaaagAATATATTACCTATCTTCAAGTATGGAAATCAAATGAATGTTATACTGATCTCCTGGAGATAATAAACCCATCCATATCTGAACTCCTTGGGGGGAAATTGAGCATGCTAATAGTTCTACTTATTACAAATGCAGCATAGGAAGAGTCAGGAATTGGGGGGTTTGGGTCACTGCTCACCTTTTCTCGGTTTCCCCCAAGCAGAAGCAGGACAAAGAattgaagaaagcagaaaacagaTGTGCTTTTGCAGGGTTACCAACTCTACCTTATATAGGATTCAAAAAGTGACAATAACCACTTCTTGGATTTCCTTCTCAGGGATCAAATGGCAGATCTCAAATTTCCTCCTTTACTagactttcttcttctctttctttcttcttcttctttctttcttcttttctttctttctctttctttctttctttctttcttctttctttctttcttctttctttctttctttctttctctttctttctttctttctttctttcttctttctttctttcttttctttctttctttctttctcttctttctttctttcttttctttctttctttctttctttctttctttctttctttctttctttctttctttctttcttctttctttctttctttctttttccttttttttttttgagactgtaTCTCCCTACCTCATGCCAGATTGAAATACAACAGCTACTCAGGGATTCCATTCCACTGTAGATTAGcaattccattttttctatttgGGCCATAATATCATCAAAATATcatcatattttctatttctagttgACTCCTCTAGGTAGACTACTGGCCCTCTATACCTGCTATGTTGCTGCCAGAATTCATGTGGGCCTCAGATAGGTTTTAAACCTACTACAACTCAGAACTTCTGAGCTAAAGCAAACATCAGCCTCGCATCCTCAAAAACAAGAACTATAGATATATAACACCATGCCTgactacatttttttaaactagtaaACCTCAGAAAGAAGTTTAAAGCAGTGTAACTGCGTCCATATATAAAACTTTCCCAGACCTTAAAAaagatagaatataaaattaatgaaaattaataaacAGGTCAGGCTAATGAGTTTTGAACcatgttttttgcttgtttgggcttttttaattaaagctttttattttgaaagcatatgcatggataatttttaacattcacctaaaaaaaaaatcttgtgttccaaattttttccctctcttcccccgcactcctcccctaaatggcaagtaatccaatatttgttaaacataggcaattcttctacatatatttccacagatatactgcacaagaaaaatcagatcaaaaggaaaaaaaaaatgagaaagaaaacaaaatataagcaagcaacaaaaaagagtgaaaaatactatgttgtgatccatactcagttcccacagtcctttctttggttgcagatggctttcttcatcacaagaacattggaactggcctgaatcatctcattactgaagagagccatgtctgtcaaaattgatcatcatataatcttgcctATTGCCAGGGATAATGATTGCCTGCTGAATCATATTCTTAACctcaaattaatattatattaatttttagcCCTTTTATGATTCCTTTTCAAGCATatattcagtaagcatttattaagcacttcatttagtgtaatatttattcattttggtaACATTAATGTATTTGATGTTTGACCATTAATAGCAATAAATTATGTTTTAACTTTAAGTTTTTTAGGATGTTTTGTCATATTTGAACCTTATAACAAGAAGATACATATCATAATGATTAGGACatgggaccttgggcaagtcatttaaccactgtttgcctcactttcttcaactgaaaaatggacTTATAATAGAGTACTTACCATACAGGATtttcatatgagataatattagaacagtgcctggtagattggtgctatataaatgtttattttcttccctatttcctATTCCCtagaattaatttttagaaaggaATATAATCTCTAACCATAGTTATCAAAGGTGACTGATTTGGTCCTCATATTTTTAATAGTGGTCACTTTTAATATTcctgtcatttttctcttttgaacttattttccaatacacatttattaaatgacaacTGTGTATGAAGAGAAAATTGTAAAACAACTCAAGTATGATTTATCTATTGCCTTTCTTTTGGcatatttctttttgattttgaagACTCTATCAAGTACTCATTGCCTTCATGCTACTCCTTCTTAACAGGTCAGAGGTCTCTACCTTTCCCCAATAGCATCTCTATGCTTATATTTCATCAGTATTGATGGATCTTGTATCTCACTCATTCAGAGACCTGCTTGAGTGAGATATCTGAAAAAAGTCATGTTAATATAATGAATTGGTATATTGCCCCTTTCAAGTAACATATTTACAGCTTCAGTGGGGACTTTCTCGAGAACATTATCGTTCTATTTTTAACCAAATCTTTAATTCTTGCCACTCTTTGGAACCACTAGAATTTTGTATTGCCATTTTAACCTCTAGGGAAGAATATATAATAGGTTGAAAGTAAGTCTCaaataagaaatatgagaagGCACTTCACAACACTTATTTTTCAGAGGTAGAAGACTATGGCTTGGGAACATTGAATATAAGATAAGGTATTTTTTGTATTAGTTTTATTGTGCTCTCTtggcactctctctctctctctctctctcactctctctgttacaGGCTGCTTTTCTAGGAAAGGGGTGAAAAAGGAACATAATAGAAAGTATaggtgatatgaaaacaaaatataccaATAAAACCTAATTTTATAGACTTTTTGGTAGGGAATAATATAAAGttacaaattacaaataatcATCAAGAGAGCATGAAAAATTGTCCTACAAGATGGGTAGGCATGGGTGACACTGTGCCCTTATAAACTTGGGGTACATTCTCCCACACCATAAAAAGAAAGTAGAcactttttttgctgaggcaattgtgatgaagtgacttgaccagcaTCACaaatctaggaagtgttaagtatctgaggccacatttgaactaaCATCATCATGACTTTAAGGCTGGTGGAAAGTAGATACCCTTAAAAAACACATAAGAAGGGATGTGGACAGGAAGGAATTCATGAAGAGGCACCCAATAGATAATTTAGGTGATTAGGATATGTATGGCTAAAGTAAGCACAAATTTCTGAAGCTGCCAGTATTGCTGTTCTTTGCTGTTCCCTACATTTTAGTCTTGGGTATTACCATATCTTCTAAGTATCTTTCCACTGGCATTATGTATACTTTGGAGCATGTAGTCCTCTGGAGGGAAAATGATTCTGCAATGCTCTTTCTACTTTTTTGGATCCCATGACCACCATAGCTCTCCAGAGTAAGGACCAGCTCTTTCTTCCCTCTGCTTAACTAAGGCTACAACCTCTAGGCTTCCTTTCCTCACTGGTAGCTTCAGTCTTTCAGAAATCTCTTAGCTCCCTAGCTACATGGATGGCATGACATAGACTAGCAGACTGGGCATCTTTTTctaaacaaagattttaaaaaaacagtcCACAGGGCATGGCAGAGCTCACATGcctttgaaaagaatctttttctgctttttcaacGTGGTATTGTTTATATCAGTCTTGGACTAATGCAAGTGGTCTCTTAGTAAGTACCTTTATTACTTTCTTCAAACAAAAGAAGCTACTCAAACATCATCAGAACAACTCCTGTTCTTCTCTCAAATACAACTAAAACCTTATTTACATGGTTAGTCAAGAAAGAACTTctgtgaaaaggtgctccaaatcactattgatcagagaaatgcaaactcaagacaactctgagataccactacacacctgtcagattggctaagatgacaggataatgaccaatgttggaggggatgtggggaaaagtgggacacttgattcattgttggtggaactgtgaatggatccaactgtAGAGGggttggaactctgaaaaggtatacttgaaatCTAAGAGAGAGGACCACTTAAGATGAAATTActtactcaatgtgagataatggttctatatacatatagttagATGAtaatggtgatgtgatggctctcctcacaatTGGTGCTCTGCTGAATGCTTTGTAGTCGAGGtaatcagaggcaaggattggaggggcTGAGGGAGAGGATCAGAGTCTCTCTGCCACAGCCTGCTCAGGAGGAAAgacttcagactccagactccatagTCCAGAATCCATTTTTGACGagccacatggcagcttgccctgcctccttcacttctcctcctaaagaccaaggactttgactgattctgactctgatcctgaggccctccagagagctagtctatccaaccattctggagagtagtttggaaactatgctcaaaaaagtatcaactgtgcatatcccaaagagatcttaaagaagggaaagtgacctatatgtgcaagaatgtttgtggaagcctcactgtagaggcaagaaactagaaactgagtggatgctcatcaattagaaaattgctgaataagttgtggtatatgaaggttatggaatattattgttctgtaagaaatgaccagcaggatgatttccagagaggactggagagacttacatgaactgatgctaagtgaaataagcagaaccaagagatcattatacacaataacaagaagatgatcaattctgatggacgtggttctcttcaacaatgagaggattcaaaccaattctacTTGTTCCGAgatgaagagagcaatctacacccagaaagagaaccatgggaacagagtgtagaaaaacaacatagcattctcactctctctgttatttattagttgcttgcatttttatttcttttttctcaatttttctttttcttccttcttgatctgatttttcttgcacaaccagATAGCTGGGTGAATATGTTATACATTTATTGGATCTGGCATATATTTAGGCATATTGAGAAAATTTGTGGCAggggttttgtaagggttaacATTGGGAAAATTACCCTGCATATACTTTgtgaataaaaaagctttaataaaaaaaagaacttcaacttaattataaaaagaaaaattctgtatGTTCCCAAATGTTTATGGCAGcatttttatggtagcaaagatatgaaaacaaaatagatactcCTCCGGTAAGGAATAgcttaaacaaattatggtacatgaatataatggaataacaCTGAGCTATAAGAAATAGTGAATgtgagaaatacagaaaaagtatGGAAAGACTCCCATATCCTGATACAAAGTCAAATaagcaaaattaagaaaataatgtacATGATGGCTACAATAACATAAATGGAAAGAGCAACAAtcataaaacaattgaaataaatattgcaaaattGCAAGGAACAAGCTtggcccccccaaaaaagacacatgagaaaatatttatcctTGCTCTTTTGCAGAGGGTAAATAAAAGGTTACATCAAGATAGAACATGAGACAActttaacctttttttatttgctgattctctctctctctctctctctctctctctctctctctcctctttctctctctctttctctctctctttctctctctctctttctctctctctctctctctctctctctctctctctctctctctctctctctctttctctctctctttctctctctctctttctctctctctctttctctctctctttctctctctctctctctctctctctctctctctctctctctctctctctctctctctctctcggtctctctctctctctctctctctctctctctctctctctctcttcccctaaaAATCCTTTGTTATTAGGGATGACTCAAAGGAGTTTAAAAACAGGACATAGCTCaggcaatataaaaacaaaaaaatatcaagaatcatttttaaaaggcaagCAAGGACCTTATAAATTtctaatatcctttttttttgtcaacatttcttattctttttttccaattacgtataaaaatagttttaactttttttaaaaaaatgagttataagtcctctctttccttccttcttccctctcaatgagaagttaagcaatttgatatagttttatatatatacagtcatgaaaaacattttccatattagttatgttgtgaaagaaactaCATGCTGTATATTCTAAAGACCTAATTTGAATTTTTCAGTTCTCTTATATTCAGATTGTTTGCATTTCAGATTCTAACACTCTATATGGCTGAGATCACCTATGTACTTTTGTGAATTACTTTTAATTGAAAGTtcataggtggcacagtggatagagcactggtcctggattCTAGtgcaactgagttcaaatatgacctcagacatctgacacttattagctgtgtgatcctgggcaagtcacttaaccccaattgccttgcatacccctccagaaaaagaaaattcacggCATATGCACTGTATAAAGAAACAATGGAAGGccaaaagggggaggagggacaGCATTCACAGCTCACCTCCAACTCTAGAATTTGTGTTTGACTCTCTCAATAATAGGCTGTCTCTGAAACTGTGAAGGACTGAAGTCTCTTTATTTCTAACTTATGCTTTCTCTCTTAGCTTGACCTCGAGGTACAGCATACTAATACAATTCCCCCCTTCTCTTCTAGCCCATAGAAATAGATAAAAGGTTATTCACCTATCAAATAAACCTGtccatttttgatattttatatttattgattttgttacttccctcctttattttctaatgaaatttaattggttaacaaaaaaactacaaaataattgTACTCTTTATCAGTTTAAGGAAAGAATTTTTCATGTTTGACTAGGCTAGAAGAGCTCAGAAAGTTCAAGTACCCCAGAGGGCAGTAACAAAGACAGAGGGTCTGCTTAGCCCAGCCTATGTGGAGTGTGAGGCTATTTGAGAATAAGTCTTCTTGGATAATAATCTGAAGTTCAGCTTTAAAAGTACTATCCTTTCTATCTGGGATCATTCCTTTTATGTGCTTTTTACAGATGAGCTAAAATTTTCAACCACATTTTGAAGTTAAAAGGATATATACTGAAGCTTTCAGCAGGCtgctatattttttaatttaagcttaTTTTAAGAGTTGTGTATTGGCTATAAATCCCAAGTCTTGACCATAAATTCCTATCCTCAAGTTGAAAAAGAAATTCTCAGTTAAATTTCCTAATATGATCATAACCACaatcataatttttaattatttgaaatgtAATATCTGAGTAAGACTAATTCTGGCTGTTAGATTAGTTACAAAAGCCTAAACGATCTAAATTTCAGAATCAAGGTGATGCCCTTGTATGATGATACAGGTAGAAATATAGAGTTACTGATGTGTGTTTATTTATGAATGAGACTTTTCACCTGCAGCAAGAAACTCTTCTCCCACTCCTCAAACTAcaattaattgaaattaaatcACCAAGGGGGCAATATAAGATATTTAgggatattttaattaaataaattcttaGGATCATAAGATCATTCATTTAGAACTATCAGAGACTACAGATTGTCCATGATTACATAGAAAACAAGTGGTTGATTCCAGATCTAAACCAGGTCCTCTGACAATAGATCAAGTGCTCTTTCATTGTAAACGTCTAGATGAAGGACTTGGGATGTATCTTGTGGTGGATGAGGCCTAGTTGTTGTggcttttacttttaaaaaaattttaaatgttaagaaTTCTGAGTatcagccaagattagaagggaagcagaaaactggtttaaaaatttttactgccagtgtttctaataaaggcctcatttctaaaatatataaaaaactgattcaagtttataagaatacaaaccattccccaattgatatgaataatgatgaaattaaagccgtttctaaccatatgaaaaaatgctctaaatcactattgattagagaaatgcaaactaaggcaactgagatatcacttcacagctctctgattggctaagatgacagaaaaagatgatgaatgttggtgaggatatgggaaaactaggacactaatgcattgttggtaggttgtgaactgatcttgccattctggagagcaatttggaactatgtccaaaaggctatcaaactgcacacCCTTTTTttactcagcagtgtttctactgggcttatatcccaaagagatcataaaggaaggaaagagacctgtatgtgcaaaaatgtttgtggcagccctttttgtagtggctagaaactggaaactgagggatgcccatcaattgggaaataattgtataagttatggtatataaatattatggaatattattattataaaagacacaattagcagaatgatttcagagaggcctggagagacatacatgaactgattttgcttgtttgttttattaaagctttttattttcaaaacatatacatggataatttttcaacattgactcttgcaaaacctcataTTCCAAATTTCAtccccccttctctccattctctcccctagatgggagataatccaatgtatgttaaatacatgaactgatgttaagtgaagtgagtagaactaaaagaacattgattatgtgattatcaacttaatggacttggctcttttcagcaatgaggtgaatcaaagcaattccaatagacttgggatggaaagttcCATTCATGTCCAGAAAGAGAACGGTgaagaagactgaatgtggatcaaagcacagttcTTTCAcccttttgttgctgtttgtttgcttgggtttttttttttctcatgttttccccccCTTTTGGTCTAAGTTTTTATTTGTGCAgcttgacaaatatggaaatatgtttagaataattgcacaaggggaagctaggtggtgcaatggatagaaactggccctgaagttaggaagacctgagttcaaatctggcctcagaaacgtCCTAGCTGTTTGcccccctgggcaagtcacttgaccccaattgcctcagcaaaaacaaaacaaaacaaagaataattatacatatttaatctatatcggattgcttgctgtcttagagagggagaaggggggaagagagggagaaaaatttggaatacaaagttttgcaaaggtgaatgctgaaaactatctttgcatatatttggaaaaataaaatgctactttaaaaaaaagaattctgagtaCCACTTATAATAGTGATTCTCAAATTTTTGTCCTCAGtgtctttatactattaaaattattgaggatctatTCATTGAGTTTTTGTATGgattatattaatagatatttaccatattagaaataataattaattttaaacatttttagaaatgtttcttttctttcatttcaagtcatGCTGAGTGAATAAATTCCTAGATTCATTCCAAGGGAAGAATATGCAGAAACTTGGGCCAgcactgctattttttttttttttttttttgctctgggagagtattaaaacaaaaacaaaaacaaaaaaccttccaTTTTAGCCCCTGGACCAAAGCCTCCTTGTCCTCTCCAGTAGAGAGAATTTCTGGGTTTTGGCTTC
This sequence is a window from Sminthopsis crassicaudata isolate SCR6 chromosome 1, ASM4859323v1, whole genome shotgun sequence. Protein-coding genes within it:
- the LOC141554992 gene encoding LOW QUALITY PROTEIN: oncomodulin-like (The sequence of the model RefSeq protein was modified relative to this genomic sequence to represent the inferred CDS: deleted 1 base in 1 codon) produces the protein MSITDVLSAADIAAALEECQDPDSFNHKKFFETSGLSKMSASQVKDIFRFIDNDQSGYLDEEELKFFLQKFESGARVLTSSETKSLLEAADNDGDGKIGADEFQEMVHS